The genomic window CATTGGCGTCTTTGATTAAATTAATATGACAGCCACGATTTAATTAAGAATTACACAGAGAACCCCACTGCCAagcaatacatgtattattctaGTTATTATTTATGTTCGTACTGAAGTAATGGAGCATATGTGGTTCTATTCAGTCTTTGGTGGGCTATTACATAAGCTTTACAGCACGGGTCTTTGGGGATCACGGTTCTGCACGGTTCTGCATATTTGGCAATTGATAGCTAAAAACCtaatatatttacttatatgATATGCATTGTATTAAACTGCTGAATAATTGACACGATTAATCAATTGTACAAATTCGCAGAAACAAGCATGACGTATAGCTAGATTTGTCTTTAGCGTATTTCATTTCTAATATAGTTTTAGTATGCCATCAACTGTTTGATAGATAATCCTTTTTCGCGTTATACGATATTCACCAGAAAGAAATTAATTGAGCGAGGAAAATGACTGATATGATTCAACTGTTTGTAAGATCGGGAAGTAACAGGAACACCATTATTGAAGTACACAAAGTGAGTATATTTGTTAATTGTGATTTAAGTATAGGTAAACTTACCGGTTTGTAATATTCTTAAATTTTATACTtgtaaccctggtgaatactagtCGCTAAATaccgctcggctagagagaacttctctttagctcgatcggttgagcgtcagactagtaacccagaggtcccgagttcgaatcctggcagaggcagtgattaCGTGATCATGTGCTCTGTCTGTTACACTTGTATACtttaattttgtacattttaaaaACGAAAGTGAAAACAAAACGAAACAAAAGAAATCATCCCCTGCTTAATAATAGCTTGCGGTTCCCTTATGTCTCAAGAAAAGATGATTTGTTGTTCCGTGCGTTCCTTCTGCAGATTCGTACCAGATGTGTAAATTGATACGGCACTGTCTAATGGAAGGCGTTTGAATTTTTCCAATATGGCGACACTCATATGAAAGATGCGCTTCGAATTAAAAAAACTGGTCATTTTTTATCAGAAACTATTACGGATATGAAGCATTACCTGAAAAGTTtcaaaatacattgaaatacataataaatcgaatttcaacaaatattaatatattacgTCTTGCTTTCAGTATTTTTCaccaaaacaaaatgttcaatgacaaattaaatatgttttaaaaccTTGGTATGGAAATGTTATTGTGCCGCCAGAATTGCAATACGTTGTTTGATGCATTgtaatgttattaaaataatacCGTCAAAGGACTAATTCAGGAACTGAAAACGTCGTGTCGTGTAGACGGTTATTTTTGCAAGGGGAACCCTTTAACACTATGTCACATTCAGAAAAGTTAACCGACACATTTCGCATCATGATTTttttccgccataaaatattGTACCCAATTACAGAGTCAAATGTCTGTTGGTTATACTTTAGATAAGCAATTATCCGTTAATGTGTAATTTTAAAGCAAATGCGCCATAAAAAGTAGCCAACGGTTCAAAACCAATCAGAATCAAGAGAAGTTGATAACGACCAATGACAGCCGCCGTAGGCGTTTACACATTCGGTTGTGTAAACGTAATTCACGTCTACGAAGTTTATGATAAGATTTCatcattgtgaaacatgcatagtatTTGGATACAtgattatttaatttgttttaggACGCGTCAGTTGATGACCTGGTGAGTAAAATAACGGAGTGGAATGGAATAGACGAGGCAAGTCAGCGTGTCCTTTTTGCAGGTAACTAACATATCTATCATTGAATTCTTTGTAGACATATACGTATCATTCATAGATCTGaagtgtatttttttctatgaattcataaaaaatgttaaagttagacagagaaaaaaaatgaacaatcGCACATTAATGAAttatattacaaatgatcatCAAATAACTTATTTAACACATTAGGTTTAGACCGGTAAAACTGATCAGTATTATGTTACTTTCAGGCAGAGAACTGCAGATGGTAAAGGACCTGAAGGACAGATCTCACTTATTTGTAGTGTTTCAGCTTCCAGGAGGAAATGACCCGGATGCACAAGAGGAACCATTTGGCAACAGTAACTATGGAAATGATGTCTGTACTGATGAAGATCCGATACTGAAAATCCTAAAGGAGGCTCCGCTTAAAGAGATAGTCGGTCTTAAAGGGTGTCCATCGATACGAGCATGTCCAAAGTGCGGATCGCTGATTGAACATATAAAAGACTGTAAGCACATGGTTTGTGTATGCGGCCAGGAATTCTGCTTCATTTGTCTTAACAAACCTGGAGCTTATAGCAACTATTGCTGTGGATTCTTCAAATGTACAATCGCTCCTATTCAAGATATGATTGGCATCACAGATGAGGGTTAACGATGAAACctcaactgttacaggaaatggAACTGCTGATGATGATACAATGCGAACAAGTTTGACCCATAACACCGACTCTGACACCGACTGTGACCTGGAATCGTCTGAAGATGAAACCGAAGTCTTTCTACAGACTGAAATCGACATCTGGTACGAGAGATGGCATGCTGCTTCTATGCAAAAGACGAGTAAAAACACTGCTGACGAAGGAACAGAGCGAATAAGTTTGACCCTTGATACTGGCTCTGACATAGAATCGTTTGCAGATGATTCCAGATACTCTGGTGATACCAATATCAACGGAAGgaacacagaaactgcagatgAATTGGCGCAAAATAATTCTGATATCACAGTCCAAAAGCAGTCACATCGAAAAGAAAATGAAGACGGGATATTGAATGCTATTGAAAATGCCCTCAATGTTCTACGCGTCAGTGTTAATGTTGCCTTTCATTTCATGACTGATTAGTATAGACATACGAGTTATTAAACATTGAACGTATTTCAGTTAGCATTCATAGCCAAATATGAATGAGAACTGGACACAGGCTAATTCCATTTAGCGCGCTATccaagggattttgcatctttaatgaataattaataattcGTTATCGTATGGATGGAACAGCaatttgaacagccgttttccgtgatagctggcacgacaattgtgacgtcacaatgataatgacgtcataataagcgcttgtttatatatttatatttcacacTATGTAATCATGGAATTTGCCTTtctccagtttgcattcatattggctatgaatgccaactgaaagacgtttaatgtttaaatgaatgCAAACGTTgattggtaaggttacatagttgatttgtagtgaaaatgtaaatatacgtTGTTGTACGttgttatacaatgttcaaAGTGACGCATCCCGATTACGTCATACAGTTGGGAGCAAGCTAAACTTGGTAGTGAAGTGCACTGGAGTGCACAAGTAAAGTTAACTCCGGTTCACTagctagtgcactagagttaacatcgtagtgcactatagttaacattgtagtgcactagagttcacattgtagtgcactagagttaacaacgtagtgcactagagttaacactgtagtgcactagagttcacatcgtagtgcacAAGATAAA from Argopecten irradians isolate NY unplaced genomic scaffold, Ai_NY scaffold_0258, whole genome shotgun sequence includes these protein-coding regions:
- the LOC138312237 gene encoding uncharacterized protein, with the translated sequence MTDMIQLFVRSGSNRNTIIEVHKDASVDDLVSKITEWNGIDEASQRVLFAGRELQMVKDLKDRSHLFVVFQLPGGNDPDAQEEPFGNSNYGNDVCTDEDPILKILKEAPLKEIVGLKGCPSIRACPKCGSLIEHIKDCKHMVCVCGQEFCFICLNKPGAYSNYCCGFFKCTIAPIQDMIGITDEG